A single region of the Neodiprion pinetum isolate iyNeoPine1 chromosome 5, iyNeoPine1.2, whole genome shotgun sequence genome encodes:
- the LOC124220107 gene encoding uncharacterized protein codes for MPKTQGSSGDRVSELVELHQSRGLMKRRLTHFAKMLVEETGTGEPDHVYLNKQFQTLQEHWNKFLPIQEKIERLNPTDVEQDEGLNMQDRYYQIIANVSNILLDLQRDTSSTTTVSDPQASISAPISSNIPVRLPQIQLSNFDGNHEDWSPFYDMFTAVIHENKNLTIVQKFQYLRSAVKGRALKTTESLETTGRNYEDALTMLNKKYDRKRQVIERHWNALSEFPRVARESSGSLEELVDAFRQHLRAIENKGQSVKTWSIPIIHLIRSKINVSLMTEWELSIKTNEVKSYTDFLDFLEARANCSEHTLTAPKTTTSNPRAIKSRNSKPGTAHRERQGTHLRGQSFVTTTNASSTKPTCPICNHSGSRLYLQSERLKGTQVQFIQVIP; via the coding sequence atgccaaaaacACAAGGTTCTAGTGGAGATCGAGTAAGTGAACTCGTAGAATTGCATCAATCGCGAGGTCTAATGAAACGTCGACTTACGCATTTTGCAAAAATGCTCGTCGAAGAAACAGGAACAGGTGAACCGGATCACGTGTATCTTAATAAACAATTCCAAACTCTTCAAGAACATTGGAACAAATTTTTACCcatacaagaaaaaatagaacGACTTAATCCTACAGATGTAGAACAAGATGAAGGTTTAAACATGCAAGATAGATATTATCAAATCATCGCGAATGTTAGCAATATCTTGCTGGACTTGCAACGCGACACCTCGTCTACCACGACGGTATCAGATCCTCAAGCAAGCATCTCAGCAcccatttcttcaaatattccGGTGAGGTTACCACAAATCCAGCTAAGTAACTTCGACGGAAATCATGAAGACTGGTCGCCTTTTTATGACATGTTTACTGCGGTCATTCACGAGAACAAAAATCTAACTATAGTTCAAAAATTCCAGTATTTACGATCTGCAGTTAAAGGAAGAGCTCTCAAAACTACAGAATCATTAGAAACAACCGGACGAAATTACGAGGATGCCCTAACAAtgctgaataaaaaatatgatcgGAAACGGCAGGTGATTGAAAGACACTGGAATGCTCTTAGCGAATTTCCACGTGTCGCAAGGGAATCATCCGGATCTTTAGAAGAATTAGTGGATGCCTTTCGACAACATCTCCGAGCAATCGAAAATAAGGGTCAATCCGTAAAGACGTGGAGCATCCCCATAATTCATCTTATTCGGTCAAAAATCAACGTATCGTTAATGACAGAATGGGAGCTATCGATAAAAACTAACGAAGTTAAATCATACACCGATTTCCTCGATTTCCTTGAAGCTCGAGCGAATTGCTCAGAACATACTTTAACCGCGCCAAAGACCACAACCTCGAACCCAAGGGCCATAAAGTCTCGAAACTCGAAGCCAGGTACGGCGCATCGCGAACGACAGGGAACGCACCTCCGCGGTCAAAGTTTCGTTACAACGACGAACGCTTCTTCAACCAAACCAACGTGCCCCATATGCAACCACTCAGGGAGCAGATTATACCTGCAATCAGAGCGATTGAAGGGGACGCAAGtacaatttattcaagttATACCctag